The following coding sequences lie in one Hyalangium ruber genomic window:
- a CDS encoding LacI family DNA-binding transcriptional regulator produces MARTAREGSQASIKDVARKARVSIASVSRVMNGHDTVGAETRKRVLAAVRSLHYVPHSGARSLATQRTNVVGVLLPDLHGEFFSELIRGIDAVARLRRLQLLLSSTHGDAAELAVAIRTMRGRVDGLLVMSPHVDAALLDKNLPSSLPIVLLNSPLEDARHSTLTIDSYRGARAMVRHLVGCGHRRIAHAAGPELNLDAQERLRGYRDEMASALPGVPPQVLPGDFSEKSGYLAGQRLAAQPDHPDAVFAANDVIAVGCMVAFREAGLRVPDDIAVAGFDDIPLASLVSPALTTVRVQIAALGRSSLEQLLLSIESPTRSRPVSRALVPEVVVRESCGAEKPPKRRSRRPAVRLP; encoded by the coding sequence ATGGCCAGAACCGCGCGCGAAGGATCGCAAGCCAGCATCAAGGACGTGGCTCGCAAGGCCCGCGTTTCGATCGCGTCGGTGTCACGCGTCATGAACGGCCATGACACCGTGGGCGCCGAGACACGCAAGCGCGTGCTGGCGGCGGTGCGTTCCCTCCACTATGTGCCGCATAGCGGGGCGCGCAGCCTGGCCACCCAGCGAACGAACGTCGTAGGCGTTCTGTTGCCGGATCTTCACGGTGAGTTCTTCTCGGAACTCATCCGCGGCATCGATGCCGTGGCACGCCTCCGACGCCTGCAACTCTTGCTGTCGAGCACCCACGGCGATGCGGCGGAGCTCGCCGTCGCCATCCGCACCATGCGAGGCAGGGTGGATGGGCTCCTCGTCATGTCACCGCACGTCGACGCCGCGCTCCTGGACAAGAACCTGCCCAGCTCCTTGCCGATCGTGCTCCTCAACAGCCCGCTGGAGGATGCCCGGCACTCGACGCTGACCATCGACAGCTACCGCGGCGCGCGCGCGATGGTCAGGCATCTGGTCGGGTGTGGTCACCGGCGGATCGCGCACGCGGCGGGGCCGGAACTCAACCTGGATGCCCAGGAGCGTCTGCGCGGCTATCGCGACGAGATGGCGTCCGCGCTGCCAGGCGTCCCGCCGCAGGTGCTGCCGGGGGACTTCAGCGAGAAATCGGGTTACCTCGCCGGGCAACGCCTGGCCGCCCAACCTGACCACCCCGATGCGGTCTTCGCCGCCAACGATGTGATCGCCGTGGGGTGCATGGTCGCCTTCCGAGAGGCAGGTCTGCGCGTCCCCGACGACATCGCCGTGGCTGGGTTCGACGACATCCCGCTCGCCTCGCTGGTCAGTCCCGCGCTGACCACGGTGCGAGTCCAGATCGCGGCGCTCGGCCGGTCGTCGCTGGAGCAGCTCCTGCTCAGCATCGAAAGCCCGACGCGCTCACGGCCCGTGTCGCGCGCGTTGGTTCCAGAGGTGGTTGTTCGCGAGTCTTGCGGCGCCGAGAAGCCGCCCAAACGACGCTCCCGGCGTCCAGCAGTGAGGTTGCCATGA